In Caldilineales bacterium, the sequence GAGAAGAGCAGCGGGCGGGCCTTCTGGCGGATGTAGTCGATGATCAGCTTCTTGCCGGCAATGACGCCGCCCACCACGCCGAAGGCCTTAGAAAGGGTGCCGATCTCGAGATCGAACTTGCCGTGCAGCCCGAAATGATCGACGATGCCCCGCCCGCCCCGGCCCAACACCCCTTCGCCGTGGGCGTCATCGACCATCGTCAGCACGCCGTGGCGTTCGGCCGCCTCGTACAGCTGGTCGAGCGGGGCGATGTCGCCATCCATACTGAAGACGCCGTCGGTGATCAGCAGCCCGCGACGATAGTTGGGCAGGTGCTCGGCCATCTTGGCCTCGGCATCGACGGGGTCGCCGTGCTCGTAGACGATGATCTTGGCGCCCGAAAACCGGCAGCCGTCGATGATCGAGGCATGGTTGAGCCGGTCGGTGAAGATGACATCCTCCTTGCCCACCAGCGGCGAGATGGCGGCCTGGTTGGCGTTGAAGCCGCTCTGGACGAAGAGGGCGTCTTCGACGCCTTTGAAGGCGGCCAGACGCTGCTCAAGCTCGCGGTGAAGGCTGGTGGTGCCGGCGATGGTGCGCACCGCTGCCGGGCCGACGCCCCAGCGCGCCACCGCCTCCTGCGCGGCCTGTTTGAGCCGCGGGTGATTGGCCAGGCCCAGGTAATTGTTGGTGCAGAAGTTGAGGACGCGCTGGCCATCCACTACCATCCAGGCATCGGCGGCCGTCTGGACGGTGCGGATGGTGATCAGCAGGTTGGCCTCGGCCAGGGCGGCGAGTTCGGCGCCGAGAAAGGCGTATTTGTCAGTCATGTTGCTCCTACCTTTGCTTGCGAAGTGGCTGGAGGTTCGAACAATCGGCCGAATCTGGCGCAAAGTATAGCAGACGCGTCGCCGGCAAGGTGAGGAAGGGAGGGGCGGATCGAAGTGATGGCGGCGGGTAGGATGGTGCTCCGCCCCCTGACCGGCCTGACCGCGCCGCTATCCGGTTGCTGCTGTGCGCAGAAACGGCAGGTAGAGAAGCCGGCGGCCCTCGCCGGGGTTGGCCGGGTCGACGCCGTTCTCGGCCTCCCAGCCATCGCTGGCGCCGTCGTGGTCGCTGTCGGGGTCGAGGGGGTCGGTTTTCAGCGCCAGTTCGCCGGCATTGTCCACACCATCGCCGTCGGGGTCGCCGGCGGCGCCGTTGTCGCCGCTGGCGTCGCCGTCGTCGAAGCCGTAGTGCATCTCCCAATAGGCCGGGAGACCGTCGCCATCCTCGTCGCCGCTTAGCCCTAACCGGTAGCTGACGGTGAAGACAAGCCGCTCCCAAACCAGTGTCTCACCCGCGACCAGGTCAGCGGGGGCAGAGGCAAGCGAACTGGCAACGGGCAGGCTGCGGCGCTGCACCGGGTTGATCCGCAGGCGCACGGCCTGATCGGTCCCGCCCTGAACTTCCACCGAGCTGGCCGGGAAAAAATCGACGCTGGCCCAGCGCGGGCGAAAGCTGACATCGTGGTTGCCCAGGGCCGGGACGGGAATGGGGCCGGGCAACAAGCGCGCCTGGCTCTGGGCGCCGTCGATCTCGACTGATAGCACCTGGCTGCCTTCGGGCAGCAACGGCGCCAGGCTGAAGATGGGGCGCAACGGCTGGTTGAGTCCGCCCGCCGTCGGCATCCCGGCCACGCCGCTGGCCTGCAACGAATCGGCCAGGGGCGGCAGGCGCAGTTCGTAGCGGATGCGCAGGGTGCGCTGGCTCTGTTCGAGCACGGTTTCATCCCACCAGAACTCGCCCGGAAGCGGCCGCAGGATGGCGTTGGGGGGCAGGAAGGGGCGTCGCCAGCGATAGGTGGGGAAACCGTAGAAAGTGGTGGTGGCCAGGACGCGGCGGTGGCCGCCATCGTTCAGCGCGCCTGGCCCGGCCGCAGCCAGATAATCGTCCACCGCCGCCAGCCAGGCCCGGCCGGCCGTGCGGTAGCCCCCGTGCAGCAACTGCCGGATGAAGAGGGCGGCGAGTTGTTCGGAATAGAGCGCATAGGCGGGGTCGTCGCTGTCTTCGCTGAGGCTGACCCAGGTGTAGCCGGTGGCGGCCAGATAGACGCCCACCCGCCGCGCGGCGAAGGCTTCGGGAAAGTCGGCGAAGGTCGGGTCGGCGGTAGGGGCGTGGTAGAGTTGATTGCCGAAGTTGACGCCGTTGTGACAGCCGGCGGCCACCACGACGGCGTTCGGCAAGTCGCCCAGATCGCTCACATCGCCCTGAGTGGCGCTGGCGCCCGACCGGAAGCCCTGGTCCCACTTGCGGGTGGTGATCCAGTTGTAGTCGCCATGCCCGGCCAGAAAGAGGATGTTGGGGCTGGCGGTCATGGCGGGGGGCAGCTGGGCCGAGGTAAAACCGGGCTGGATGAGGGCGGCGTCGGCGCCTGGCCCCATCGCTTCGGCTGCGGCCCGCGCCCCATCCATGAAGTCGCTCGACCCTGCCGCCAGACGGCCGGCGTCGGCAAGATAGGCCTCGGCCTCGAGATAGGTGGCGATGAGTGCGCCGATCTGGGCCGGCGTCTCGACCAGGCGGCCGACAGCCAGCTCTGGGCGCAGCACGCCCTCGTTGCCCCAGCCATCAGCGACAGTGCTGAGGTCGGCATAGGGGGCGTCGGTCAGGTAGTGGCCGGCCGAGCCGGCGCGGTAGAGATCGAAGAGATAGCCGCTGTTCTGGGGCAGGGGCCAGCTGTCTTCGTCGTAGTTGTCGGCAGGGCGGGCCTGCATGGGCAGGACCTCGTGCCCGCCGACCAGGATCAGGTTCTTCAGGTTGGGATAGGTCTGCTGGCGGAGGCTCTCGATCCAGCCGTCGATCGCTGCCACCGCCGCATTGGTGCGTCCGACCTCGCCTTCATGCCCCGCCCAGGCGTCGAAGCTCGCTCGCACAGCAGCCGGGGCCAGCCCCACGTCTCGGTGGATGGCGATCATGTTGGTTGCGACCGGCGAGCTTTGGACAAGGGCGCCTACCTGGCCGATCATGGCCTGCACCTGGCTGGCTTCGTAGCCGATGTCGGTCATGCGTTCGCAGGCCGTGAGCACCAGGGTGTCCACAGCCGCCGGGTCGGGCAGGGGCAGGGGGCGATGGAGATAGTCGATCAGGTTGAGGAAGGCAGCGCGGCCGTCGCCGGTCAGGCGGTCGGGGCCGAGCGCGAAACCCCAAAGGGCGAGACGGTCGCCCTCGCGCAGCACCGGCCAAAAGGCGGGCGCGTCCGGCACAGAGGCCAGCGGCCGGAGTTGGGCCGGTGGGTTGGCGATGGGGACGACGACCGCCGAGCCAGGCTGGTCGTAGAGGGTGGTCTGGCCTTCGGAGTCGGCGACGAGGGGGCGAGGGATGCCAAGATCGGGCTGAGCACACGAGGTGCGGATGGCCGAGGCGGTGGTGTGAGCGCCGGCGGGCCAGCCGATCAGCGCCCCGGCCCGGCCCAAAAAGGCGTAGCCCCCTTCGCCCAGCCCCAGGACGCGGGTATCGGCGGCCAGGATGCGCTCGACCAGTTGCGGGTTGCCCCAGTCGTTGGCCGAACCGGTGTCGGGGCCGATGAGGAGCAGGCTGTAGGCGGCAAGGTCCGCCTCGCCGGCCTCGTCCAGGCTGAGATAGCTGGCGTCGAAGCCTTGTGCCACCAGCCAGCGCAGCCAGGTCGCGGCCAGGTCGGCGTCATGGTCGTAGAGATAGGCCAGACGCCGGGCCGGCCGCCAACGCTCGAAGGTGAGGTCGTCGATGGTTTCACCGTTGGCGCTTTCGCCGTAGTCCAGGGCCACGGCGGCGATGTCGTTGGCGGTGGAGTAGAGGCCGAAGAAGGCCGTCGATGCGGTGGGAGTGGCGCGGGTGAGGACGCCGATGACATCGCCGGTGGCAGTGTAGGCGCGCAGGGTGGCCATCGCCCCCTGGCCGTTGCCCATCTCCAAGCCGACCCTGCCCACCGGGGGGTCGAAGCGCAAGACCAGGGGCTGGCCGGCGCTGCTGGGGCCCGAGGCCGGCCGGTTGGCCAGGGCGTGGGAGGCTGAAGATGCGCCTGGCCCGGTCGCGATGACCACAGCCGAGCTTTCGGGCGGGTCATCGATGCGCAGGCCAAGGGCGGCGTACTGGCTGCTGATGTGGCTGCCGGGCGCCTGTTCGTCGAAACCAAGCCGCACGGCATAGGGGCTGAAGACGGCAGGATCGCCGATCTCGCCGAAGCTGCCGGGAGCGGCCAGGCTGACGCTGCCGACCAGAAGCAGGAGCGCCAGAAGCGGCGGCAGGGTGAGAGCGATGAAACGCACACGGGGCATGGTAGCTTTTCCTCGATGACCTGAACCCGCCCTGCGGTGGGTGAAGCGATTGTAGCACCGGCCCCCACTGCCGCCAATTGCCAGGATGCACGAATACCGGCAGGTCGTCAGCTACCGATTCGGGCAGAGCACCCCCGCCTGCAAGTCCGTTTGCGCTACGAAGAAACCACGGCTAGAATGCTGGTCGCGGGTCAGTTCGCAGCGATCCGCACCACCACCCCTGCCAAAAGGATGCCATTTGCAGGTCGAACTGCTTTCGTCTCGTGAAGAAGCGGCCATCCGGGGAGCGTTTCGACAGACGCTGGTTCGCAGCGCGCCGTCCTTGGCCGAGCAAGGCGACCGGCTGCTCGACCGCCTCCCTCCCCAACGCTGGCTGTTGGAGTGGGGCCTGCCGTTGTGGCTGGGTGAGAGCTTCGGCCTGAACGAGGAGGTCGCCCTCACCCTGGCAGTGTGCAATCTCCTCGGCCTGGCCTATGTTCGGGTCCAGGATGATCTGACCGACGGCGAAATCGAGGCCGCCGACCGCCCCCAGGCGATGGCGCTGGCCACGGTTGCCTTTCAAGCGGCCATCCTGTCCTTCGCCCGCTTGTTCGGCGGCGACGAACGCTTTTGGACGGCGCTCGAACAGCGGCTGGGGCAATGGGCGCAAGCCCTGCCTGCCCCGCCCGACCTGGCTCCCGGCTTCAGCGCCCACCCCCACCGCCCCTCGCTGCGCCGGCTCGCTCATGCCGGCGCGCCGGCCCACATCGGCCTCGTCGCTGCCTGTCTGTTGGGTCGGCGCGATGATCTACTGCCCCAGCTGAGCGCCGCCCTGGATGACTGGCTGCTGGCAAGTGTGCTCTTGGACCACGCCCGCGACTGGATGCCCGACCTGGACGCCGGTCGCTACAACGCTTTCGTTGCCCACAGCACATCGCTGGCCCAGGCGCCCGCCCACCACCAGGCCATCCGCCGCCAGATGCAGGAGATGATTCTCCTGGGCGATGGCGGCCGACCCTATTTCGATCTCGTCCTGCGGCTGCTGCACGAGGCTCAGGCCGCCGCCCGCCCGGCCGGGTGCGCCCGACTGAACGCCTACCTGGATTGGTTTGTCGCTCAGACGACTACCGAACTAAACAACCATCGCCAACAGACCGCCGACCAGCTCCATCGCGCTACGAAGCTGCTGTTTGGCAACATCTGATGCGCGTATCTTGCGGGGTCCTTTTCTGGCCCCGCCATCACATCACCCTCCTTCCTCTCATTCACCTACAAGGAGATCTAGAAAATGGCAAGCGAAAGCGAACGCGAACGACTGGCCGGACACGCCCTGATGAGCGACGAGAGTTTCCGGAGATGGCTGCTCGATGACCCCATAGCTGCGGCCAAGAGCCTCGGCATCGAGCTATCGACGGCCGAAGCCAGGGCGATTCAGTCGGCGGACAAAGGTATGCTAGAGGAGGCGGCCGACCTTGTCTACAAACTGGCGGCCGGGCCTCGCATGATGGGCGGCTGGTAGCCGACCAGTGAGGCGTGGGCGGCTGGCGCCAACCGCCCACGCCTCATTTTACAACGAGCGGCACCACATAACGCTGGATGATCTCGGTCAGAACGATATAGATCAGCGGGCTGGTGGCAGCCGCCAACGCGCGTATCAGCGCGCCCAAATCACGGAACGGCCAGTTTGGCGCTTTGAGGATGTGCGTTCGCAGCAACGCCAGCTTCTCGGTGCGGGCGGCCAGGTTGTCCAGCGCCTCACTGCTGAGGTAGCTCTCGTCCATGAGGGCGGCGTGCACCTCGCCAAGCTGGCTGTTGATCTTTTGGCCGGCGCCATCCTTGACCTGCACCATCTGGACGTGAACGCCCCAGAGCGGCAGGATGAGGGTGAGCACGCTGGCGACGAGGGTGAGGGCAAGGACGAGGAAGCCGACGTGGGTGGGCGGGCCGAGGGTGAGAATAGGAATGAGGATGACGCCGGCCAGGGTGGCGCTGTGCCACAGGCTCAGACGGCCAAACTCAAGCACGTTGGTGGCATCGAGGACGTTGAGGGCAAGCGACCGGCTCGAGAGCCGACGCAAACCGATGGCATGAGACAGGGCGTCGTACGAGAGACTGAGGCCGATCCAGCCAAAGAAGGTGTAGCTGGCGATGATGGCTGCGGCCAAGAAGGCATTGTCTCGGGGCAGAAAGACATCGTCGTAGGCCGGCATGGGGATGTCCAGGAGGACGAACACGACCAGGACAATGGCAAGCGTAGCGGTCGCCAGGCCCAGGTAGGTATGGCGGCCGGTGCGCAGCATGCGCTGAGCGATAAGGTGGTAATCGGCGTTGCTGATCTGGACGCTGGGGCGGAGGCTGCGCAGGGCCTGGAGGGTGCGCCGTCGCAACAAGCGCCAAACCACCATCATGTAGACGGTGAGCACCGGCAGGAGGAGCCAGGCGGGCAGCAGGCTGAACGTGGTGTTGGTCGTCTCGATCCGCGTCTGCGCTTTCTCCCACAACTGTTCGGCCACGATCAAGATGGTGATCGAGGCCAGGCCGAATCCAAACGGCAGCGGCATCCGTTCCAGGGGGGTGCGCGCCCACTCCGGCCACAGCTCGGACTGCCACTGCTCCCCAGCAGGCGCGGGCGAGCGGGCGTCGTCATCGGCGCTGGGGGGTGGGCTGTGGTCGTGTTCGCTCATGGCTAGGGTGGAGATCGGCGCCGGGCTGGAAACCCACTTGGCTGAGGGAAAGGCGCGTGTCTGCACAGCACCCTGACATTCTAACACGAATCCAGGACGGTATGCTACACTCCGCCTGCCGTCCCGTTTCCGTTCTTTTATCGCCTTCTACGGATGCCCGATCATGCACAACGATATTGCCGAAATCCTCATCACCGAGAAGCAATTGGCCGTGCGCGTAAGCGCCCTTGCAGCCGAGATTTCCGCCGCCTATGCCGACCAACAGCCGGTGCTGGTGGCGGTGCTGAAGGGCAGTGTGGTGTTCATGGCTGACTTGATCCGCTCGTTGACGGTGCCGCACGCCATCGACTTCATGGCCACCTCCAGCTATGGCGCCGCCACCGAATCGACGGGCGTGGTGCGCATCCTCAAGGACCTGGACGAGCCAATCGAAGATCAACACGTCCTGATCGTGGAGGACATCATCGATAGCGGCAACACGCTGTACTATCTGCGGAGTTTGCTGCTGGCCCGCAGCCCGGCCAGCCTGCGCATTGTCACCTTGCTCAGCAAGCCCAGCCGCCGGCTGGTGGATGTGCCCATCGACTGGGTCGGTTTCGAAATCCCCGATAAATTCGTCGTCGGCTATGGTCTGGACTATGCCGAGCGCTATCGCAACCTGCCCTACATCGCCGTGCTCAAGCCCGAAGCCTACGGCGGGGGGTGAGAATTGCAGGTGCGACGCACTTTGGAAGTGCATCGCACCTGATGATTTCATTGCCAGTGAAATCATTTGGCTGTATGATTTCAGTATGAGTGAAAACAATTGGGCAGCGAGATGGTCGAAGGCCCAGATTCGGGCCATGCTGCGCCAGCAATTCCAGGCATTCTGGCAGCGAGACACCGGCATCGAACGGACACAGTTGGCCGCCGTCGAACGCGCATCGCCGCTGCCTCATGCTGTCGTCATCTCCGGCTTGCGGCGGGCCGGCAAGTCCACCCTGCTGGCGCAGCTCGCTCACCGGCTGGGCGAGGACACGTTTTACTATCTCAACTTCGAGGATGAGCGTTTCCTCGGCTTCGAGGCGAGCGACGCCAACGACCTGTACGGGCTGTTGATCGAAGTCTTTGGCCAGCGCCGCGTCTTCGTGGTGGACGAAATCCAGAATCTCGTTGGCCGAGTGGTTGCTTGGGGGCCAACTACTCCGCCATTCCCAAATACCCCTACGGTGCTGAAGCCCCAACACCTTGCTTAGTCGCTGTCCACAGACAGTACCAATTCACCTTCAGGCAATAGAAATGGCACCAGCACAACATCGCCACGTTCGTAGTTCATATGGACCTATCCGACGATCCTGAATTGTTTATCGGCGCGAAGTCATCGTACAGGTTTTCCGACGGATCAGCCCAGAAAGCGAAAGCTGATTCTGCCAGATACAGCCAGCCCCGCCCCTCCTCGCTATCGCCGGTCGCGGCCAACACCCGTGGCAGCCGCCGTCGCAAATCAACGGCCTCTGTATCGGTCAACTGGCCGATTGCGATTAAAATCTGGTCTACATTCAGTCTGGCTACTGTTCCCATGTTGCTGTCTCTGCTTTTTGAACGACTACATCACGATGAACTTGGGTGACAGCCAGGATCATACGGAGAACCTTTCTTCGTTGTCAAGCTTGCCTGCTCGCCACTTTGCTTCGGCGGTGGCCGGGCGCTACCCCGCCCTGCGGCTCGGCCCGCCCTGGTGGTTTTTCGATAGCATCAGCGGCATGACCCGCTATCGCGACCTGGTGCATGAGACCGCCCGGCTTTCTCGCTAAGATGGTGGATTCGTTGCGCCAGGAGGGGGCGGCGGGGTCGCCGGTTTGCGCACCTTCTCGATGTAGATCGCCTCGAGGCGGTGCAAAACCGTGAGGATGAGGAGCACAAGCACCGTGGCCACCAACGCCAACAGACCAAAGCCGGCGCCGGCGGCCATGCCGATGCCGGCAGCCACCCACAGCCCGGCCGCAGTCGTTAGCCCCTTCATCGTATCCTGCGCCCGCCAGATAGCTCCAGCCCCCAGAAAACCGACGCCGGTGACGATCTGCGCCGCCACACGCGCCGTATCGCGTGCGGGGCCTTCCAAAGGAAAACCGTAGATCGACAAGAGCGTAAACAGGCATGAACCGACGCTGACGAGCATGTAGGTGCGCAAGCCGGCCGGGCGGGCGGCGGTGGTGCGCTCCAACCCGATCACCCCGCCCAGAAAGGCGGCGATGACCAGATCCCGCACCATTGCCCAGGTGACAGTGTCAAAAAAGCCGAACATGGGTCCCTCCTTCGGGGTTGGGTACGGCGTAGGCGATGGAGAACCTCGCTCACGATGCCAGATCATACTTCCCCATGCCGCTTGACGCAAGCCCTCGCCCGTGTTTGGCCCTTGCCAGGGCAAGATGTCCACCACAGGCCGCCTTGCCTTGATCCCTTGTTCCACCTTATACTCCTGCCATCGTCCACTTTCGCTGCCAGTCCTGTCTACGTCGACTAGATAAGCGGCGAACCGTTATCGACAGAGCCTCCCGCACTCTGGATAAGGAGGGTGCACTGATGAACCGTGACTGGGATAGTCGTCTCGATGCCATGGGCGCACGTCTGGAGACGCGACCAGACGCCGAGTTTCACCTCGTCGAAGCGCGCTGGCAGGATGAAAAGGCTTCGGGTGACAAGCATCACATCTACCTGCGCGTCCTGGATGAAAACGGCAAGCCGATCGAAGGCCACTTCTTCCGCGTCAGCAACGGCGGCGTCTATGTCGACCGCACCAAAGGGCCGGGTTTCGACGATTATTGGGGCAATTTCCCCATGTTTGCCGGCGGCGCCTACACGGTGGACATCCCGACCGGCGCCTCTGACAGGGTCATCAATCTGCCAAGTGGGACCCCGGCCAACCGCTACGCCAACACCTGCTTCTTCCTCGTCTTTCAGCGCGGCCAGGCATCTCCCCCACCCCCGCCTCCTCCACCCCCGCCTCCCCCGCCTCCTCCACCCCCGCCTCCTCCACCTCCGCCACACGGACTCGACGCCCCCACCAGGCAACGGCTGTTGGATCTGCTGGCGCAGGCGCAGGCCGAGATCGACGCCGCTCGCGCCCTGCTGGAGAGCCTGCAATGACCCGCAAACTCCACCGCGTCGGTTTCCACTGGCGCTCCACCTTCCATCACGACAATGTCCCCAACTGGGACATGTGGTTGCGCGAGATCGAAGCGCTGGGGATTGGCGGGCTGTTCATCTGCCATGATGTCAGCGGCATGCGGCACTACGACCCCCACACCAGGACGCTCGACCCCAACCGCATCCCCACCGACGCCCGGCCGGGCATCGAAGGGATGGTGCGCGACCTGCTCAGCATCGGCGTCGAACCGGCCCTGCGCCTTAGCGATGGCGACGGCATCCGCCCCAACGCCATCCCCGCCCATGTCTTAGATGGCCTGGCTAAGGCAGGAGTCAAACACGTTCAGATCTGGAACGAACCGAACGACGACCGCGAATGGTATGACAAGAAGGTGCCGAAGGATTGGGCGAGAAAGTCGATCGAGTGGGTCTTGCCGGCCTGTCGCTACGGGCTGGACAACGGGCTGGAGATGTCGCTGCCAGCGATCAACCCTGGCCCCAACGACAATCAGTTCCAGATGGTGGTCGATCTAGGCGCCGGCGACCTGTTCGAGAAAGGCCTGGCCGTCAACATCCACCTCTATCCCTTCAATCGCTTCATCTGGAAAGGCAAACCCTACCCCTTCGACGATGTCCATCAACAGGGCGAGCAACTGACCGAAGCCGAGTACGCGGCGCTGGACCCCTGGTATTGGCACGGCTACCCGCGCGAATACATCAACCAGATGCGTCGCGAGCAGGCCAAACCCGGCTGCACGATCATGGACGACGCCAACGGCTTGATGGGCTGGCTGTGCCACGAGCAGCACATGAAGGCCGCCCTCGGCCCTGACGCCGCCGTGCCGTCTCGCATCACCGAGATGGGGCCGCGACCCTGGCAAGACCTGGACAAACGCTACCCGCGCCTGACGCCCGCCGAACATGCCCGCCAGGTGGCCCTCATCTGTCGTTGGCTGGAAGGCGAAATCGATATCGGCGGCTACCGGCGGCCAGAATGGCTCAAGGTCGGTTATTTCTGGATCATGGGCGGCAAAGTGCTGGGCGACCTCAGTCATGTCTTCGAGGCCGACTCTTTCTACGGCGACTGGTTCATGGATCGCCGCGAGCCGCAGTACAATTATCCGCAGACTCCCATCGGCCACATGCCAGCCATCGAAGCCATGAAGGCATTGGCAGACGAGCAGGCGCCCGTTGTCGACTATGGCGAGATCATCCGTCATCTTCTGGCCGCGCAACAGGCGCTGGGCGAGGCCAGCAAGTTGATCTCAAGCTTGTAGGCTGCCGCCGGCCGATTGCGCCTCCTCGCACTCGTTCATCCAACTCCGTTCCGCTCAGCCGATCCTGTCCACCATGCGAATCAAATGCCTGGGCTGCGAGGTGCTGGCCCGCCCCCTCTACACCTGCGCCGCCTCCTCGCCCCACATCGTCGACATCCACCTTTTTCGCCGCGGCTTACACAACACGCCGCAGGTGTTGCGCAACCACCTCCAGGAACACATCGACCAGGCAGCGGGACAGGGCTATGATGCCGTAGTCATGGGCTACGGGCTTTGCGGTCAGGCCACGGCCGGATTGACGGCCCGCAAAGCGCCGGTGGTGATCCCGCGCGCCCACGACTGCATCACCCTTTTCCTGGGCGGGCGCGACCGCTATACGCGGCAGTTCGAGCAAACCCCCGGCACCTACTGGTACGCCCTGGACTACATCGAGCGCGACGATGGCACGGGCGGGAACATGGGGCTTGGCTCCGGCCTGGGCAACACCGGCCAGGATGTCTATCAGGAATACGTGGAGAAATACGGCCAGGAGAACGCCGATTATCTGATGGAGGTGATGGGCGCCTGGCAATCGCATTACCAGCGCGCGGCCTACATCGAGATGGGGGTGGGCGATGGCAGCCGGGTCGAAGCGAAAGCGCGCGACGACGCCAACCGCCGGGGCTGGCTGTTCGAACGCATCATCGGCGACCTGGTGCTCATCCGCCGGCTGGTGCACGGCGACTGGGCCGATGATTTCCTCGTCCTCCAGCCGGGTGAGCAGGCAAAAGTCACCTACGACGAGGGTATCATCGATTGCGTCTTGGTTGGGTGAAGCCGCCGTCATTGCTTTGCGGGCCCGCGACCTGCCCGCTTCAAACACTATACTGACGCCATCGTTGTCGCGTCCGGCCTCTCTGCGCAGGTGGTGGAAATGAACACAGCAGCATATTCACAGCGATTCCTCGCGACCAGGCGTCTCCAGCAAACGGTGGCACTGGTCATGGTGTTGGCCCTGTTGCTTTCCAACACCCACGCCGCGCCTGCAGCAGGGCTCCCGGCGGGTAACGGGTTGGGCGGCATCACGGTCAGCGGGGCCGAAGTCACGGCACCGATCGGGGCCGACTCCGCCGCCTTCACGGTCGCGGTGGCGGCGCCGCCGGCGCTGGCGGGGCCGGCGCTGACCCTGGCTTGGGGCGAGCCAACCGTGCTGGAAACCCGCGACGTGGTGGGCGGCATCGCCGGGCAAGCTCACCCCGCCCCCGCGCCGCAGCCTGCATCCGACCGGCCCGCCACGCCCCAAAGCTTCGTCGTGCGCAATGCCAATCCGGACGGGCCCGAATCGCTGTATGCTGCCATTGTCAATGCCAACACCAATCCCGGCCCCGACGACATCACCTTCGCCATCGCTCCGCCGGGAGCGCATACGATTTTCGTGGAGGGGCCTGGGCTGCCGCCCATCACCGATGCGGTCACGATCGATGCCACTACGCAGCCGGGCTTCGACGGCGCGCCGGTCATCGAATTGGACGGCAGCCTATCCACGAACGCCAGTGGGCTGGAAATCCGGGCGGGGCCGACCACCATCGAAGGATTGGCGATCAATTCGTTTCCGGGGGTCGGCGTGTTCATCCTCAGCGGCGAGGGGAACGTCATCGCCAAAAACTTCATCGGCGTGGCCCTCAATGGGACGAGCGCCAAAGGCAACAAGCTGTCGGGCGTCGAGATTCGATCGAACAACAACCGCATCGGT encodes:
- a CDS encoding glycine C-acetyltransferase; translation: MTDKYAFLGAELAALAEANLLITIRTVQTAADAWMVVDGQRVLNFCTNNYLGLANHPRLKQAAQEAVARWGVGPAAVRTIAGTTSLHRELEQRLAAFKGVEDALFVQSGFNANQAAISPLVGKEDVIFTDRLNHASIIDGCRFSGAKIIVYEHGDPVDAEAKMAEHLPNYRRGLLITDGVFSMDGDIAPLDQLYEAAERHGVLTMVDDAHGEGVLGRGGRGIVDHFGLHGKFDLEIGTLSKAFGVVGGVIAGKKLIIDYIRQKARPLLFSSATTPADTAACLAAVDLLEESEDRVRQLWENAAYLRQGMQALGFDTGQSQTPILPVMLGDAGLAKAFSRRLFEEGVFAMSIGFPTVPRGLARIRVMNTAAHTRADLDFGLSAFAKIGRELQVIS
- a CDS encoding Os1348 family NHLP clan protein, whose amino-acid sequence is MASESERERLAGHALMSDESFRRWLLDDPIAAAKSLGIELSTAEARAIQSADKGMLEEAADLVYKLAAGPRMMGGW
- the hpt gene encoding hypoxanthine phosphoribosyltransferase — its product is MHNDIAEILITEKQLAVRVSALAAEISAAYADQQPVLVAVLKGSVVFMADLIRSLTVPHAIDFMATSSYGAATESTGVVRILKDLDEPIEDQHVLIVEDIIDSGNTLYYLRSLLLARSPASLRIVTLLSKPSRRLVDVPIDWVGFEIPDKFVVGYGLDYAERYRNLPYIAVLKPEAYGGG
- a CDS encoding AAA family ATPase; this translates as MSENNWAARWSKAQIRAMLRQQFQAFWQRDTGIERTQLAAVERASPLPHAVVISGLRRAGKSTLLAQLAHRLGEDTFYYLNFEDERFLGFEASDANDLYGLLIEVFGQRRVFVVDEIQNLVGRVVAWGPTTPPFPNTPTVLKPQHLA
- a CDS encoding MgtC/SapB family protein translates to MFGFFDTVTWAMVRDLVIAAFLGGVIGLERTTAARPAGLRTYMLVSVGSCLFTLLSIYGFPLEGPARDTARVAAQIVTGVGFLGAGAIWRAQDTMKGLTTAAGLWVAAGIGMAAGAGFGLLALVATVLVLLILTVLHRLEAIYIEKVRKPATPPPPPGATNPPS
- a CDS encoding DUF1638 domain-containing protein, producing the protein MRIKCLGCEVLARPLYTCAASSPHIVDIHLFRRGLHNTPQVLRNHLQEHIDQAAGQGYDAVVMGYGLCGQATAGLTARKAPVVIPRAHDCITLFLGGRDRYTRQFEQTPGTYWYALDYIERDDGTGGNMGLGSGLGNTGQDVYQEYVEKYGQENADYLMEVMGAWQSHYQRAAYIEMGVGDGSRVEAKARDDANRRGWLFERIIGDLVLIRRLVHGDWADDFLVLQPGEQAKVTYDEGIIDCVLVG